The Pantoea sp. At-9b genome includes a window with the following:
- the mnmE gene encoding tRNA uridine-5-carboxymethylaminomethyl(34) synthesis GTPase MnmE, translated as MSHSDTIVAQATPPGRGGVGILRISGAKAADIARAVLGKLPKPRYADYLPFADSDGSVLDQGIALWFPGPNSFTGEDVLELQGHGGPVILDLLLKRIVALPGVRIAQPGEFSERAFLNDKLDLAQAEAIADLIDASSEQAARSAVNSLQGAFSVRINALVEALTYLRIYVEAAIDFPDEEIDFLSDGKIEAQLNAVIGDLNAVRAEARQGSLLREGMKVVIAGRPNAGKSSLLNALAGREAAIVTDIAGTTRDVLREHIHIDGMPLHIIDTAGLRDANDEVERIGIERAWQEIEQADRVLFMVDGTTTDATEAAAIWPDFVSRLPAELPITVVRNKADMTGESLGLSEVNGHSLIRLSARTGAGVDTLRDHLKQTMGFSGNMEGGFLARRRHLQALELAATHLQQGKDQLLGAWAGELLAEELRLAQQALSEITGEFTSDDLLGRIFSSFCIGK; from the coding sequence ATGAGCCACAGCGATACCATCGTCGCCCAGGCGACACCCCCCGGTCGTGGCGGCGTCGGCATTCTGCGTATCTCCGGTGCCAAAGCCGCTGACATTGCACGTGCCGTGCTGGGCAAACTGCCGAAACCACGCTATGCCGACTATCTGCCGTTTGCCGATAGCGATGGCAGTGTGCTGGATCAGGGCATTGCGCTGTGGTTCCCCGGACCGAACTCCTTTACCGGTGAAGATGTACTGGAGTTGCAGGGCCACGGCGGTCCGGTGATTCTCGACCTGCTGCTGAAGCGCATTGTGGCACTTCCTGGCGTGCGCATCGCGCAACCGGGTGAGTTTTCTGAACGCGCCTTCTTGAATGACAAGCTGGACCTGGCACAGGCGGAAGCCATCGCAGACTTGATTGACGCCAGCTCAGAACAGGCAGCCCGCTCGGCGGTAAATTCGCTACAGGGGGCATTTTCAGTGCGCATTAACGCCCTTGTGGAAGCGCTCACTTACCTGCGCATCTATGTGGAAGCCGCTATCGACTTTCCGGATGAAGAGATCGACTTCCTTTCCGACGGGAAGATTGAAGCGCAATTGAATGCGGTGATCGGTGACCTGAATGCGGTGCGGGCCGAAGCGCGTCAGGGAAGTCTGTTGCGCGAAGGGATGAAGGTGGTGATCGCTGGACGTCCTAATGCCGGAAAATCAAGTCTTCTCAATGCATTAGCTGGAAGAGAAGCCGCAATTGTTACCGATATTGCCGGGACAACGCGTGATGTCCTGCGTGAACACATTCACATCGACGGTATGCCACTGCATATCATTGATACCGCCGGTTTACGCGATGCCAACGACGAAGTTGAGCGCATCGGCATTGAGCGTGCATGGCAGGAGATTGAACAGGCTGATCGCGTGCTGTTTATGGTGGATGGCACCACCACGGATGCCACTGAAGCGGCAGCCATTTGGCCCGATTTTGTTTCGCGCCTGCCTGCCGAGCTGCCGATCACGGTGGTACGTAACAAGGCCGATATGACCGGTGAATCCCTTGGTTTGTCTGAAGTAAATGGTCACTCACTTATTCGTCTCTCCGCCCGTACCGGCGCAGGTGTGGATACCCTGCGCGATCACCTGAAACAAACCATGGGCTTCAGCGGCAATATGGAAGGGGGTTTCCTTGCTCGCCGCCGCCATTTGCAGGCGCTGGAGCTGGCTGCGACCCATTTACAACAAGGTAAAGATCAGTTGCTGGGTGCCTGGGCTGGAGAATTGCTGGCCGAGGAACTGCGTCTGGCGCAGCAGGCGTTAAGCGAGATTACCGGCGAGTTCACTTCGGATGATCTGCTGGGGCGGATTTTCTCCAGTTTCTGTATTGGTAAGTAG